A single Triticum dicoccoides isolate Atlit2015 ecotype Zavitan chromosome 2A, WEW_v2.0, whole genome shotgun sequence DNA region contains:
- the LOC119352004 gene encoding zealexin A1 synthase-like, whose product MEAYIYLLALLPLLYILRSLRAFFCSGDRGLRLPPGPWQLPIIGNLHHLFGALPHRALRDLSRRHGPLMLLKLGKVPVIVASNAEAAKEIMKTHDHIFCTRPLSSTAKVLNEHGTGITFSPYGAHWRQLRKICVLELLNAKRVKSFRPTREEEVIRFIRSISSASETQLTVNLSNMLTIYGSDTTVHSTLGCRFKDRDSDTLLDYVAEAVRLIGGYTLSDLFPSSRLARTLSSTLRRAAVFRDSVLSFLERIIDDHLARRSSKEVHQEDLVDALLRIKREGNLAFPLTMNHIKAVILDVFAGGSESPITTLQWAMTELMQNPSVMSRAQAEVRGAFAGQMKVTEEGLANLSYLQCIIKETLRLHAPTPLLLPRECQEQCNILGYDVPKGAIVLVNAWAISRDPEYWEEPEAFIPDRFMGSKVNYNGNNFEFVPFGAGRRICPGVLFGIANIELALASLLFYFDWALPDGILPGDLDMTETMGISAKKKLDLRLRATLHVQLPR is encoded by the exons ATGGAGGCATACATCTATCTTTTAGCTCTTCTTCCACTTCTGTACATCCTACGCTCCCTGAGAGCTTTCTTTTGCTCCGGCGACCGCGGTCTACGGCTTCCTCCTGGCCCATGGCAGCTTCCTATCATCGGCAACCTCCACCATCTTTTTGGTGCCCTCCCACACCGTGCCTTACGGGATCTCTCTCGGCGCCATGGGCCCCTTATGCTCCTCAAGCTCGGTAAGGTTCCAGTGATCGTCGCCTCCAACGCCGAAGCTGCCAAGGAGATCATGAAGACGCACGACCACATCTTCTGCACAAGGCCACTGAGCTCAACGGCCAAGGTGCTGAACGAGCATGGCACGGGGATCACGTTCTCCCCATACGGTGCACACTGGCGGCAGCTCCGCAAGATTTGCGTCCTCGAGCTGCTGAACGCCAAGCGCGTCAAATCTTTCCGGCCCACCCGTGAGGAGGAGGTAATCAGGTTCATTCGATCCATCTCATCTGCATCAGAGACACAGCTAACTGTGAATCTGAGTAACATGCTCACCATTTACGGGTCGGACACGACGGTGCACTCCACCTTGGGTTGCCGGTTCAAGGACCGTGACAGTGACACCTTGCTCGATTATGTCGCCGAGGCGGTGCGGCTGATAGGTGGCTACACCTTATCCGACTTGTTCCCGTCGTCGAGGCTAGCGCGCACTCTGAGCAGCACACTGCGCAGGGCTGCGGTCTTTCGAGACTCTGTGCTATCCTTCCTGGAGCGTATCATAGATGATCATCTCGCGAGGAGATCCTCCAAGGAAGTTCACCAGGAAGACCTGGTCGATGCCCTCTTGAGGATCAAACGAGAAGGCAACCTTGCGTTCCCCCTCACCATGAACCATATCAAAGCAGTGATTTTA GATGTTTTTGCAGGGGGGAGCGAGTCACCGATAACAACGCTACAGTGGGCCATGACAGAGTTGATGCAAAACCCTAGTGTGATGTCTAGGGCACAAGCTGAGGTCAGGGGTGCCTTCGCGGGACAAATGAAGGTAACCGAGGAGGGTCTAGCCAATCTAAGCTACTTGCAGTGTATCATCAAGGAGACGTTGAGGTTGCACGCACCTACGCCATTACTACTGCCAAGGGAATGCCAAGAGCAATGTAACATACTCGGCTATGACGTTCCCAAGGGCGCCATTGTTCTTGTGAATGCTTGGGCTATCTCAAGGGACCCTGAGTACTGGGAAGAACCGGAAGCATTCATCCCAGATAGATTTATGGGCAGTAAGGTGAATTACAATGGTAACAACTTTGAGTTCGTACCATTCGGCGCCGGGCGGCGGATTTGCCCCGGGGTGTTGTTTGGAATCGCGAACATTGAGCTCGCTCTCGCAAGCCTTTTGTTTTATTTCGACTGGGCTCTTCCAGATGGCATTCTCCCCGGTGATCTTGACATGACGGAAACCATGGGAATCAGTGCTAAGAAGAAGTTGGATCTGCGATTGCGTGCAACTCTCCACGTACAGCTGCCGCGCTGA